DNA from Streptomyces sp. Edi4:
CCCCGCCCGCGCCCGAGCAGACCATCGAGAACGTGAAGGCCGACCTGGCCACGATCAAGGGAAGTGCACACCGATGACCGACACACCCCACGGAGAGCTGGGCTCTCCCGGCCCCGAGGAACTGCGCGAGCAGGTCGAACGCACCCGCCAGGACCTGGGGCGTACGGTCGAGGCGCTGGCGGCCAAGACCGATGTCAAGGCACGCGCCCGTGACAAGGCCGCCGAAGTGCGAGAACGCGCCGAGGCCAAGGCGCACGAGCTGAAGGCCAAGACCGCGGACGTCGCCCACCACGTGCAGGACACGGTGCAGGGCAAGGTCGCCCACCCCGTCAAGGACAAGGCCGCCCACGCCGCCGGCGCGGCCCGGGACAAGGCGGTGCGCACCTGGCAGGACAAGACGCCCGATGCGGTCCCGGGCGCCGTCCCCGAAACGGTGTGGCACACCGCGGCGGGCACCGGGCGCGGGATCCGGGATCCGAGGGCCCTGCTCCTCGCGGCGGGCGGTGTGGCCGCCGTGGTGTGGCTGGTCTGCCGCCGGGGGAAGGGATGAGCCGGTGAAAGTGTCGAAGATCCTTTACAAGCCGGTCGGGCTCGGTCTCGGCGTCGTCGGCGGAATGCTCGCCGGGATCGTGTTCAAGCAGACGTGGAAGCGGCTCGCTCATGACGACGACGCACCCGATGCCACCGACGAGGACCGGGGCTGGCGCGAGGTGCTGCTCGCCGCCATGTTGCAGGGCGCGATCTACGCCGCCGTCAAGGCCACCGTCGACCGGGCCGGCGCCACCGCGACCCGGCGCCTGACCGGGACCTGGCCGGGCTGAGCGCGAGAACGCGTCCGTGCGGTGCCGGACCCGGGGTCCGGGTCCGGCACCGCACGTCGTCACAGGGGGATGGACCGGGCCGGGATCAGTAGGCCGTGGTGACTGTCACCCCGCTGAACGCGGTCTTCCCGTAGAGGCTGATGTAGCGGTAGCCCGCCGTCTTGTTGGTCACGGTGATGGTCTCGGCGTTGCCGGACTTCGTGGAGCGCGCGGTGTAGGCCGAGTTCGTCGCCCAGGTGCTGGTGTTGTAGTAGAGGTCGGCGTTCCCGGTGCCGCCGGTCGTGGTGACCTTCAGGGTGACCTTTCCGGCGGGCAGGTACAGGAACAGGTAGTCCAGGTCGCCCTTCTGGGCCGCGAGGCCCGAGCGCGAGCAGTTCTGGCCCATGACACGGGTGTCGGGGTCGGTGCAGGTGGGCAGGGCGCCGGTGACGACGACCGACTTGGTGGCCGTGTTGGTCAGGCCCTTGACGTCGGTGACGGTCAGGGTGACGGTGTAGGTGCCGGGCGCCTTGTAGGTCTTGGAGGGGTTGGTGGCGGTGGAGGTGGTGCCGTCGCCGAAGTCCCAGGCGCGCTGGGTGATGGTGCCGGCGGCGTCGGTGGACTTGTCGGTCAGGCTGACGGTGAGCTGGGCGACGGTGGCGTCGAAGGCCGCGGTGGGGCCACTGGCCGTCCCGCCGCAGGCGCCGGCGGCGCAGGCGTCAAGCCAGGTGTTGAAGTCCGCGTCGTACCGCGTGCCGATGCCGGTCGCGTAGAGCGCGTACGCCCCCGCGTAGTCACCGGCGCGGAACTTGGCGAGCATGTTCTGCACGTCGGCCGGGTGCTTCTCGACCATGTACCGGGTGGCCAGGTAGCCCCACGGGTAGGTGCGGGTCTGGTCGGAGTTGGTGTACGAGCTCTGCCACAGGGTGCTCAGCGCGTAGGTGTGCTGGGCGGCGTCGGCGATGGCCTCGGTGTCGGGCAGGTTGCGGTAGCTGTAGGAGACGTACTCCGCGAAGCCCTCGATCCACCAGATGTCCGGGACGTCCTGGCCGGCGTTGAAGTCACCCGCCATGTCGTAGCGGCCGTCGAGGTAGTGCGTGTACTCGTGGTTGAGGTTCCAGATGTCGCCGGGGAAACCGTCGCCCACGCTCTTCACGTAGGACAGGAAACGTGCCTGGTTGGCCGGGTCGGACGGGTCGCCCTCCAGGTACTCGCCGCCGTTGTTGGTGCTGTTGCCGAAGATCCAGCCGGAGTACGTCTGGTAGTCCTTGGGGCTGGCGAACGTGACGATCTGGATGTTGGTGTTGTGGTCGTTCGCCACCGGACCGCTGTCCTTGACGATGCTGTGGAAGTACGCGTCCTGGCCCTTGACGCTGGTGCAGGCCGCGGCGAGGGCGGCGTCGCTCAGGGACTGGGCGCGGAAGGTGTGGTCGGCGTCGCAGTTGTACGTGATCGGCAGCGCGGCCGCGGTGAGCTGGTTGATGAAGTCACATGTGCCGTAGTAGGAGCACTGCGCCTTGTCGTTGGCGTCGGTCATCGCCGCCACGCCGACCCACAGGGGCGCGGTCGGGCCGGTGATGGCGGAGGACCCGAGAAGGCCCTTGGCCAGCGGGCGCACCTTCGCCTGGAGGGCGGGGGTGTCGAGGAAGCGCGCGAGTTCGGTGCCGGCGTTGGACTCCAGGTAGAACCAGGAGTCGTTGAGCTTGGCGAGGTGGCCCAGCACGAAGGAGTTCAGGGTGTCGACGATGCCCGGGTCGGCCGTCACGGCCGCGATGTAGGCAGGGTTCCAGTGGCCTCGGAACAGCGGTGTGAACACGTCGTTGACGGCGGTGTCCATGCTCCAGTAGGTGTCCCAGGAGCTGGTGTAGGAGGTGAGCACCTTCTTGTAGGTGTTCAGGTAGCGGGCCTGCTCGTTGGCGCTGTCGGTGAGGACGATGACCTCGCCCATGATGTCGCCGTTGGCCGCGCTGACGTCCATGAAGTGCGGGGACGCGATGAAGGTGTCCAGGGCCGCCTCGCTGGCGCCGGCGAGCGCCGCTCCGTAGGGACCCACGTCGGAGGCGTTGTTGGACTGCACGTAGTAGCCGGCGCGCAGGAACAGCACGAGCTGCCACACGTTGGTGGAGTTGTCACCGGGGTAGGTCCGCGCCGTGTTCTGGAGCGCGCCCGCGACGGCCACCATGCTGGGCTCTTGGAAGATGTTGTGCGCGTCGGTCCCGGTCACACCGAACAGGGTGTTGACGCAGTCCGTCGTGGAAGCCTGGACGAAGCTCACGAGCGCCGCTCCGCTGCGGCTGCCGAAGTCACCCGGCGTACAGGACGCCGCCGCGCCCTTGACGGCTCTGCTCTTCGCCTTCTGCTGTGCGGGGGAGGTCACGGGCTGCTTCGGCGGCAGGTGCGCGGCGTCCAGCGGGGTGTGCCGCGCATCGGAACGGTCGGACACATTGGCGGTCGAACCCACAAGTGGCGGCGCGGACTTGGCGGCGGACCCGCTCGCGGCGGTGGCCTTGCCGGACGGCCCTGCGGGCTTCTGGGAGCCGGCGGCGACGGCGCGGCTCGGCTGCGCCATCATGGCGATGCCCATGCAGAGTGCGAGGGCAAGTATCAGAAAACCGGTGAGACTTCGTCTCAGTCCTTCTGTTCGGGTGTTCACGTGCCGCCTCCCAGCGGTGTGGAGCCGCGCACGCGGCGCGGCGGTGGGGGATACCGGGGGCCGGGCCCGCCCGCCGCCCCCGGGTGACGGGGCGTGACGAAGCAGACCCGGGAACCCACGGGCCGTACGGAGCAGTTGGCATGAACGCGGCTCGCTCTTGCGCGTCTGTAAAATTGCATATGTCACATGGCTTGTGAAGGGAGCGCGGGTAAACCGCAGGCAATTCCTGGGTGTCGCGGGCGGCGAGGGGCGAGGTCATGGACCCGGCGACGGGCCCGGCGGGACCGGGAAACCGGGCCCCGACGGGTGTGGATGTCCGGAAGTCGTGCGACAAAGCCGTTAAGGTGAAAGGAAGTTGGGCGCTGCTACGGCGTGGGGCGCAGCACCAGGCATACGAAGCCGAAGGAGTCCCGGTAGCCGCGCAGCCACTCGGTGCGGTGGGTGGCCGCCGTCTCCAGGGCCCGCGCGCTGTCCGGGTCGTGCGGGTGGTCGAGGGCCCAGGAGGCGAGCGAGCCCGTCCAGGACCATTCGTAGGCGTCGAGCTCGCCGCGCGTGCTGATGTGGGCGCCCACCGGTGTCCAGCCATCGGCGACGACGGCGTCGAGTGTGGTCGGCAGATCACTCAACTCGCCCAGCATGTCGACGGCTTCGGGGGAGGGGGCGCGCTCCCAGAATCCGTCGCCGACCAGCACGCGCCCGCCGGGCGCCAGATGCGCGCGGGCCGCCGCGAGGGTGGGGAGCAGGCCCCCGTGGGCGTGCCCGGCGCCGACGTTGAGCACCAGGTCGAAGGGGTCGGCCGAGGTGAATCGGGCGGCGTCCTGCTGGTGGAGGGTCAGACGTGCGTCCACACCCCGGCCCCGGGCCTCCTCGCGGGCGCGGGTCAGGGCGGGCTCGGAGGTGTCCACGCCCACGGCCCGCAGGCGCGGGCGGGCGGCCAGCGCGCGCAGCAGCCACTCGGCGCCGCCGCAGCCGAGGTCGAGTACGCGGGCGTCCTCGCGCGAGATGGCCTCATCGAGGAGGCGGCGGACCGCGTCGTCGTCGACGGGGGCCGCGATCGGGTGGTGCGTGTGGGCGATGCGGGAGATCTGTTCACGGTTCATCGGACCAGTGTCGCAAGGCTTCAGGAGCGGCCCTCGTCGTCCGGCGGCCGCGCCGAACGGGCCAGACGCTCGGCGAAGTCGACGACCAGGGCGCGGAGTTCGGCGGGCCGCTCGATGACGAACGGCCGGTCGAGGGACGCGAGCACGGCGGGCAGCCAGTCGAGGCGTTCGACTCTCAACTCGGCACGGAACCAAGCCTGTTGATCGTCCTGTTCCCCGCCTTTGGCTCTGGGGATGGGGGTGAGCGTCGCGAGGGCGGCCGGCAGACAGGGCCGGATCTGCTCGGCCGTCCCCTGGATCCGCAGGCTCACCTCGTGTGCGTACGGAGCCGTGGCAAGCCCGGTCAGGACACGTTCGGCGGGACCGGGGCCGGGCCCGGTGGGCGGCGCGAACGATCCGGGCAGGGTGCGGGCGTCTAGAACACGGTCGAGCCGGAACATCCGGTCCTCACCGATCGCGGGGTCGGCGCCGGTGACATACCACCTGCCGGCATGGGTGACCAGGCCGTACGGGTGCAGGGTGCGTTCACTGTGCCGGCCGGTGGCGGAGGCGTACCGCAGGCGGACCGGCCGGTGGTGGCGTACGGCGTCGGCGAGCGGGAGCAGAACGTCGCTGCGGGGAGCGGTGGGAGCGGCGGCGGGCGGGGCCGCATGGGTGGCGGAGAGGGGAGCGGGGAGGCCCGCGGGATCGGGGTCCTGCGCCCCAGGTCCGGTGGGCGTGATGGGCCGCTCGGGCTTGTCCGGCGGGGCAGCCCGGGCTGCCGGGGCGCCGGGGTCGGTGAATGCCAGCGAGTCGAGGACGGCGTCGAGTCCCCGGCCCAGCCGCTCGGGCAGCACACGCCGTACCTTCGCCGCCGCCGTCTCGCTCGCCACACCCGTGCTCGTCATCAGCCCCGCTCGCCGCCCGGCGACCAGGCCCAGCAGGACGGCGAGCGCTTCCTCGTCGTTCAGCATGAGCGGCGGCATCCGGTATCCGGGGGCAAGGCGGTAACCGCCATAGCGGCCGCGTACCGAGATGACGGGCACGTCGAGTTCGAGCAGATGCTGGACATAGCGCCGCACCGTGCGCTCGTCGACACCGAGCTGACCGGCGAGCTCGGCCACCGTCCGGGTACCGCCGGACTGAAGGAGTTCGAGCAGGGTGAGCACGCGGGCTGTGGGTCGGGCCATGCCGGAAAGTATGCCGCCAATACCGGGCGGTTTCTGTCCGGTATTGGTCATAGCGTGAGGTCACAGGCGCGGAAACGCGCCGGAACCACCGACCCTCTCTCCCCTCGGAGCGCACCATGGACTTCGTCTCGATCCGTGTCATCACCGACGACATCGCCCGCCTCGTCGGCTTCTACGAGCGCGCGACCGGGGTGGGAGCCCGCTGGGCGACCGACGACTTCGCCGAGCTCAGGACCGCCACGGCCACCCTGGCGATCGGCAGCACCCGTACGGTCGCGATGTTCGCGCCCGGCGCGGCGCGCCCCGCCGACAACCGGAGCGTCATCCTGGAGTTCCGCGTGCGGGACGTGGACGCGTTGCACCGGAATCTGGTGGACGCGGGCTGCGCGGCGCAGTTCGTGCAGGAGCCCACCACGATGCCGTGGGGCAACCGCTCACTGCTGCTGCGCGACCCCGACGGCCACCTCGTCAACTTCTTCACGCCGGTCACCGAGGAGGCGATCGCACGGCTCGGGGCGTGAGGCGTCGTGCGCCGTCGTGCGGCTCGGGGGAGGAGACCCCCTTATGTCCTCAGGCGGTGGTCGGCTCCCAGTTCGCCACGAGGCGCCGCTGCCAGGGGGTTTCGACCGCGCGGCGGTCGTAACGTTCCCGTACGAACGTGACTGCCTCTCGGGCGGGGACGCCGTCCAGGACGGCGAGGCAGGCCAAGGCGGTGCCGGTACGGCCCACGCCGCCCCCGCAGGCCACCTCCACCCGCTCGTTCCCGGCGCGGGCCAGCAGCGCGCTCAGGGCCGAGGCGAAGCCGGTCCGGTCGGACGGCAGCCAGAAGTCGGGCCAGCGCAACCACTGGCTGCCCCAGTCGACGGGGCCCGGGCGGCGGCCAAGAAGGTGGAGTGCGAACTCGGGCCGTGGCCCGGCGGGAAGTGGGTGGCGCAGGCCTCTGCCGCGCACCAGCCGCCCCGACGGCAGCAGGAGCACGCCGGGCGCGGCCGGATCCCAGGAAGCGTGCATGGCGCGAGCCTAACCGCGCGGCGGCCAGGGCTGCCGTGGATGGGCTGCCGTGGATGGGGCGCCATGGAAGGGGTGGCCGCGCAACTTCGTCGCCGCCATGCGAGGGCGGGTGCGCGGGCCTAGCGTGGGAGGAAGCGCTGTCCCTCGGCTCGGGCCGGGCCGGTTGCCCGGCTGGGGCGCCCTCGTCAGGCAGGAGGCCTGCCCGTGAGGTATTCACAGAACCAGTGGCGCAGAACATGTGCCGGGGTCGCTACGGCCGCTGTGCTGACGGTGCCGGTGGCGGCCACGAGCGCGTACGGGGTGACGGCCCCGCCGCCCTCACCTCGCACATCGGCCACGGCGACCGCGTCGAACTCGCCGTTCGCTTCCCCGTCCTCCTCCGGCTCGTCCCCGTCCCCTTCCGGCTCGACGTCCGCGTCGAACTCGCCGTCGGCGTCCAGCGACTCCGGCTTCGCCCAGCTGAGTCCGGCCGTGGCCGCGCGCCTGGACACCGCCGTCAAGCAGGTCATGCGGGAAGCGAACGTCCCCGGCGCGATGGTGAGCCTTTCGGCGCCCGGCAAGGGTGACTACGTCCGCGCGTTCGGCGTCGCCGACAAGGCGACCGGCGCCCCCATCAAGACCAACATGTACATGCGCATCGGGAGCGAGACCAAGACCTTCACGGTCACCGCGCTGCTGCAACTCGTCGACCAGGGCAAGGTCCACCTGGACGACCCGATCGGCAAGTACATCTCCGGCGTGCCCAACGGGGACAAAATCACGCTCCGTCAACTCGCCGAGATGCGCAGCGGGTTGTTCAACTATTCGGAAGACGACGGCTTCGTGAAGGCGCTGCTCTCCGACCCGACCAAGCCGTTCACCCCGCAACAGCTGCTCGACTACTCCTTCAAGCACCCGGTGCTCTCGCAGCCGGGGAAGGTCTTCTTCTACTGCAACACCAACCTGATCCTGCTCGGCCTGGTCGTCGAGAAGCAGAGCGGCATGCCCCTGCACGACTACATCACGCAGAAGGTCCTGAAGCCGGCCGGCCTGACCCACACCAGCTTCCCGACCGACGCCGCCTTCCCCAGCCCGCACGCCCAGGGCTACACCAACCAGACCCTGAACGGAAAGGTCGCGGTGACCACCGACTGGAATCCGTCCTGGGGATGGGCGGCCGGCGCGATGATCTCCGACCTCAACGATCTGAAGAGCTGGGCGCGTGTGCTGGCGACCGGCACTCTGCTGTCCCGGCAGACGCAGGCGCAACGCCTCAAGTCGGTCCCGACGACCATCCAGGGCGCGTCCTACGGTCTGGGCATCTTCAACGTGCAGGGCTGGATCGGCCACAACGGCTCACTGCCCGGCTATGAGTCCTTGACCATGTACCTGCCCGAGGCGAAGGCCACGCTTGTCGTGCTGATCAACACCGACATCGTGCACGACAAGCACGAGCCGACCACGCTCCTCGGCCGGGCGATCACCCAGATCGTGACACCGGCCCATGTGTACAACCTGCCGGTGACGGAGCCCCACGCCTCCACATCGCCTTCGCCCTCGTCCAAATAGGCCCAGTCCGCACGCCGGGGTACGAGGGCGGCCCAACCTCGTGCCCCGTCGGGGCCGGACCGCGCCGATATGCCGTGGTCGCGCTGCGCGGGGTCGCCCTGCCGTGCCGTCGCGCCGCTGCGCCTGGTCGGTGCCGGATCAGTCGGTGCCGGACTCCATCGCCGCCCGGTCAAGGAGCTCGTCGTCGCCCGAGACCTCGCCACGGGACGCGATGACCTCGGCTCCGCCCTCGGGCATGGCGCCGATGAGGCCGGTCGCCGCCGCCTGCGCGGCGCCGATCAGCTCCGGGTGGGCGGTGCCCACGATGCCCAGGCCCGCGTACTGCTCCAGGCGGGCACGCGAGTCGGCGATGTCGAGGTTGCGCATGGTGAGCTGGCCGATCCGGTCCACCGGACCGAACGCGGAGTCCTCCGTACGCTCCATCGACAGCTTGTCCGGGTGGTAACTGAAGGCGGGGCCCGTGGTGTTGAGGATCGAGTAGTCCTCGCCACGCCGCAGCCGCAGGGTCACCTCGCCGGTGACGGCGGAACCGACCCAGCGTTGCAGCGACTCGCGGACCATCAGCGCCTGCGGGTCGAGCCAGCGGCCCTCGTACATGAGCCGGCCGAGCCGACGGCCCTCGTTGTAGTACTGGGCGAGGGTGTCCTCGTTGTGAATCGCGTTCACCAGGCGCTCGTACGCGGCGTGCAGCAGCGCCATGCCGGGCGCCTCGTAGATGCCGCGGCTCTTCGCCTCGATGATCCGGTTCTCGATCTGGTCCGACATGCCAAGGCCGTGGCGGCCGCCGATGGCGTTCGCCTCCATGACCAGGTCGACGGCGGAGGCGAACTCCTTGCCGTTGATCGTCACAGGGCGGCCCTGCGCGAAGCCGATGGTCACGTCCTCGGTGGGGATCTCCACCGACGGGTCCCAGAACCGTACGCCCATGATCGGATCGACCGTCTCGACACCGGTGTCCAGGTGCTCGAGGGTCTTGGCCTCGTGAGTGGCGCCCCAGATGTTGGCGTCCGTGGAGTACGCCTTCTCCGTGCTGTCGCGGTAGGGCAGGTCGTGGGCGAGCAGCCACTCCGACATTTCCTTGCGGCCGCCGAGTTCGGTCACGAAGTCCGCGTCCAGCCAGGGCTTGTAGATCCGCAGGTGCGGGTTGGCGAGCAGACCGTAACGGTAGAACCGCTCGATGTCGTTGCCCTTGAAGGTCGAGCCGTCGCCCCAGATCTGGACGTTGTCCTCCAGCATCGCCCGGACCAGGAGCGTACCGGTGACGGCGCGGCCGAGCGGCGTGGTGTTGAAGTAGGCACGGCCGCCGGAGCGGATGTGGAACGCACCGCACGCGAGCGCGGCCAGGCCCTCCTCGACCAGCGCGGCGCGGCAGTCGACCAGGCGCGCGATCTCGGCACCGTAGGCCTGCGCACGACCGGGCACCGACGCGATGTCGGGCTCGTCGTACTGGCCGATGTCGGCGGTGTACGTGCACGGGACGGCGCCCTTGTCGCGCATCCACGCGACCGCGACGGAGGTGTCGAGGCCGCCGGAGAAAGCGATGCCGACGCGCTCGCCGGCGGGCAGGGAGGTGAGAACCTTGGACATGGGAAGAGTATTCATCATTCCGAATGTTTATGCAAGCAGGGTGGTGTGGCGTGGTAGTGCGAGGGGGTGCGGCGAGGTGATGCGAGTGAGTGTGGCGCGCTGTGGGGTGTGGCGTGGCGCGGTGGGGTGGCGTGGCGCGGCGGGGTGATGTGGCGTAGTGTGGTGGGCTGGCTTCGTACGGTGGGATGGCGGGCCGTGCAAGGGGCGGGTCAGGGGCGGAGGTCGGGGCCCGGCCGAGCCAGGGCGTGAGAGCGCTCTCACGGAGTGAGGGTCCGGGTCGGCCTCGGGCGGCACGAAGCCGGGGCCGGAGCCGAGTGGCGGGGTTGAACGGGTCGCCCACGGGCGATGGCGTCGGGCGGCCTATCCGTAGGCGAGCGGGTCCGCGATGACTCGGCGCACGACGCGGGCCGCCGCCCCACGCGCCGCGTCCCCGGCGAGCGACGACGCCCGCAGGCGCCGGCTCTCGGGGAGCCAGAGGCCCGACACGGCTCGCCGGGACAGTTCCCGCTCCGCGGCCGGCCCGAGCCAGGGCGCGAGCGTGCGATAGATGCCTCCGAATACGACCGCGTCCGGGTCGAGGAGGTTGACCGCGCCCGACAGGGCGATGCCCAGGGTCCGGCCGGCCAGGGCGAGTGCGTCGAGGGCGTTCGCGTCGCCCGCGCGCGCCCTGCGTTCCAGTTCGACCACGCCCGGCACACCCGCGTCCTGCGCGATCCCCGCCGACCGCAGCAGCGCGAGCTGTCCCGCGTACTGCTCAAGGCAGCCACGGGAGCCGCACCGGCACTCGGGACCGTCCGGGTCCACCACGGCATGCCCGATCTCCCCGGCGAAACCGTGCGCGCCGCGCAACAGGTCGCCACTGACGACGACCGCCCCGCCCACGCCGATCTCTCCGCTCAGGTAGAGAAAGTGATCCACGCGCCCGGCCGCCTCACCGAACCACAGCTCGGCCAGCGCCGCGAGATTGGCTTCGTTGTCCGAAGTGACCGCAGGGGCAGGGGAGTTGGGGCGCAGCGCGCCCAGAGCCCGGCTGAACAAGTCCTCGGCCTCGACCTGACGCCAGCCCAGATTGGGCGCCTGGCGTACGGCGCCCCGGGAGACAAGGCCCGGCAGTGCCAGCTCCACCCCGACCGGGCGCAGGCCCTGCTCGGCGGCCGAGTCCAGCGCGCGGACGGCGATCCCGGCTGCCCGGGCCAGTACATCGGCCGGCGCTGCGCCCCGGTTGTCCAGATGCTCGGTGAGACGTACCCGGTCGGTCCCCGCGAGGTCCACCACGCACACCGAGACATAGTCGACATTGACCTCGACTCCCGCCCCGGCCCTTCCGGTGCGCGCCGGGGTAAGCATGGTTCCCGGTCGCCCCGCCTGCCCACTGAAGGACTTGCCCGACTCGGTCAGAAACCCGCTGCGGATCAACTGATCGACGAGCGAAGACACAGCGGCCCTGGTGAGGCCGGTACGAGCGGCGGCCCCGGCGCGGCTGAGAGCGCTTTCGTCGTGCACGGCCCGCAACACCAGACTGAGGTTGTGCCGGCGCACGGTGTCCTTGTCCGCCTTGGGTGCCAGCGGGGCGGGGTGGCAGTGCGAAGTCGAATGCTCGTCCATATCACCCCGAGCCTACGGCCAGGCCCGAGCGAGCGGGGCGGACGCGGGCTTCGGGCGCGGGGCGGGCGCGGGGGGCGGTGCGCAGCCGGGTGCGGGGGGCGGGTGCGACGCGGCCCTGCCCGAGAGCGCTCTCAGCGTGCTGGTCGGTCTTCGTGGGGGACGGAGCCTCTTATCGGCTTCGTACGGGCTACGCGTGGGCGTCGTACGCCATCGCGCCGGAGCGGCGCCGTTCCAGGGCCGCCCCACCCCGACCCGCCGGCTGCCCCAACCCAGCCCGGCGGCTGCCCCACCCCGACCCGGCGGCTGCCCTCATAGCCGGCCCGCCGGCTCACAAGCTCGTACCAATCGGAACGCAAGTCGGCCACATGCGCCCCGACCCGCCGACTGCTCCACGCCGACCGGGCGACCCGCGTTGGGCGGGTCCCTGACGAAACAAGGGGCATTCCCTTGCCCGCGCATGGCCTTTTCTTGCCCTCGGCTTTCACTGTGCGCGGTTGCCCGGCGGACATTTACGAGCCCGTTCCCAAATCGTACCCGCGTCAATTCCCGTGTGTTGGCGAAAGGTTGACCCGTTCAGTGGAGAGCCCGGCGTGACCTGCCAGTATGGTCGGCGGCATGCCCCCCATTCGTCCGGCGCTCCCGGTCCTTCCCTATCGCAAGCCCAAACTCGGCCGGGATTACTGGGTATTGGACGATGTGCTGCCCAACATCGATGAAATCAGGGCGCGTTGCGTGGCCAAGGATGACTGGGTCGAAGGGTATCCGTACAAGGCGGAGTCCTGGCCGGGGCTGCGCGCCATGCCCGGTCTGATGCCCGCCGAGCTGGCTCGGGTGGAGCGTCTGGTCAAGGCCAGCACGGGGGCCAAGGAGCTGTGGCAGGCGACGGCGCCCGGGGGTGCGACCCTCAACCACAACTGCGTCCAGGTCGTCGGTGCGGGCGAGAGCGAGCCCCGGCCCCACACCGACTCGCGTGCGCTGTGCCGTTACGCGGCGGTGCTCTACCTCAGCCCGCGCGCGCCCAAGGACTGCGGCACCAGTTTCTACCGGCAGAGCCTGCCCGGCGGGGTGCTCGGCGGCAACATGGTCACCGCACCCCACAACAACCTCGTCGAAGCGCTCGGAACGCGCTTCGTACCCCCGGATTCCTTCACTGAGGACGTACGGGTCGCGCACCGCTACAACCGGCTGCTGCTCTACACCGCCAACACCATGCACAGCGCGACCGGCTACTGCGGCAGCACCATCGACGACAAACGGATGACCGCCGTCTTCTTCTGGATGGCGTAGGCGTTCTGGATGGCGTAGGCGCCCGCCCGCCTCTGGATGGCGCCCGCCCGCCGCGACTCGCCGCGGCAACAGGGCCGCCGCCACATGGGGTTCCTGTTCTTTTGCCGTACCACTGAGTGTCACAGTGACGACATGGGGGCTTTCGCGGGCTTGGGTGTTCTTGATACACCCCTCTCGCCCCCTGTTCCCTCACGCTTGCAGAGGCCCCCACTCATGGCTGAACTCAACCGGCGCCGGTTCATGCAGCTCGCGGGCGGCACCGCCGCCTTCGCCGCGCTCTCACAGAGCATCGCGCGCGCCGCGTCCATCCCGGCCGCGGGCACCACCGGCACCATCCAGGACGTCGAGCACATCGTCGTCCTGATGCAGGAGAACCGTTCGTTCGACCACTACTTCGGTTCCCTGAACGGGGTCCGGGGCTTCGGTGACCCGCGGCCCGTCACGCTGCCCAGCGGCAAGTCCGTCTTCCACCAGGTCGGCGCCGGCAAGGAGGTGCTGCCGTTCCGGCCCAAGGCGGACAAACTCGGACTCCAGTTCATCCAGGACCTCAACCACGACTGGAACGGCAGCCACAAGGCGTTCAACGGCGGCAAGTACGACCAGTGGATCCCCGCCAAGACGTCCACGACGATGGCCTACCTCACGCGTGAGGACATCCCGTTCCATTACGCGCTCGCCGACTCCTTCACCATCTGCGACGCCTACCACTGCTCGTTCATCGGCTCGACCGACCCCAACCGCTACTACATGTGGACGGGTTACACGGGCAACGACGCGACGGGCGGCGGACCCGTGCTCGGCAATGACGAGAAGGGGTACGGCTGGACCACCTACCCCGAGCGTCTTGAGGAGGCGGGCGTCTCCTGGAAGATCTACCAGGACGTCGGCGACGGTCTGAACGCCGCCGGTGGCTGGGGCTGGATCAATGACGCCTACCGGGGCAACTACGGCGACAACTCCCTTCTCTACTTCAACAGTTACCGCAACGCGCAGCCCGGGAACCCGCTCTACGACAAGGCACGCACCGGCACCGACGCCAAGAACGGCGACGGTTTCTTCGACGTCCTCCGGGCCGACGTCGAGGCCGGCACG
Protein-coding regions in this window:
- a CDS encoding collagenase, translating into MNTRTEGLRRSLTGFLILALALCMGIAMMAQPSRAVAAGSQKPAGPSGKATAASGSAAKSAPPLVGSTANVSDRSDARHTPLDAAHLPPKQPVTSPAQQKAKSRAVKGAAASCTPGDFGSRSGAALVSFVQASTTDCVNTLFGVTGTDAHNIFQEPSMVAVAGALQNTARTYPGDNSTNVWQLVLFLRAGYYVQSNNASDVGPYGAALAGASEAALDTFIASPHFMDVSAANGDIMGEVIVLTDSANEQARYLNTYKKVLTSYTSSWDTYWSMDTAVNDVFTPLFRGHWNPAYIAAVTADPGIVDTLNSFVLGHLAKLNDSWFYLESNAGTELARFLDTPALQAKVRPLAKGLLGSSAITGPTAPLWVGVAAMTDANDKAQCSYYGTCDFINQLTAAALPITYNCDADHTFRAQSLSDAALAAACTSVKGQDAYFHSIVKDSGPVANDHNTNIQIVTFASPKDYQTYSGWIFGNSTNNGGEYLEGDPSDPANQARFLSYVKSVGDGFPGDIWNLNHEYTHYLDGRYDMAGDFNAGQDVPDIWWIEGFAEYVSYSYRNLPDTEAIADAAQHTYALSTLWQSSYTNSDQTRTYPWGYLATRYMVEKHPADVQNMLAKFRAGDYAGAYALYATGIGTRYDADFNTWLDACAAGACGGTASGPTAAFDATVAQLTVSLTDKSTDAAGTITQRAWDFGDGTTSTATNPSKTYKAPGTYTVTLTVTDVKGLTNTATKSVVVTGALPTCTDPDTRVMGQNCSRSGLAAQKGDLDYLFLYLPAGKVTLKVTTTGGTGNADLYYNTSTWATNSAYTARSTKSGNAETITVTNKTAGYRYISLYGKTAFSGVTVTTAY
- a CDS encoding DUF3618 domain-containing protein, with the translated sequence MTDTPHGELGSPGPEELREQVERTRQDLGRTVEALAAKTDVKARARDKAAEVRERAEAKAHELKAKTADVAHHVQDTVQGKVAHPVKDKAAHAAGAARDKAVRTWQDKTPDAVPGAVPETVWHTAAGTGRGIRDPRALLLAAGGVAAVVWLVCRRGKG
- a CDS encoding WYL domain-containing protein, encoding MARPTARVLTLLELLQSGGTRTVAELAGQLGVDERTVRRYVQHLLELDVPVISVRGRYGGYRLAPGYRMPPLMLNDEEALAVLLGLVAGRRAGLMTSTGVASETAAAKVRRVLPERLGRGLDAVLDSLAFTDPGAPAARAAPPDKPERPITPTGPGAQDPDPAGLPAPLSATHAAPPAAAPTAPRSDVLLPLADAVRHHRPVRLRYASATGRHSERTLHPYGLVTHAGRWYVTGADPAIGEDRMFRLDRVLDARTLPGSFAPPTGPGPGPAERVLTGLATAPYAHEVSLRIQGTAEQIRPCLPAALATLTPIPRAKGGEQDDQQAWFRAELRVERLDWLPAVLASLDRPFVIERPAELRALVVDFAERLARSARPPDDEGRS
- a CDS encoding class I SAM-dependent methyltransferase, which encodes MNREQISRIAHTHHPIAAPVDDDAVRRLLDEAISREDARVLDLGCGGAEWLLRALAARPRLRAVGVDTSEPALTRAREEARGRGVDARLTLHQQDAARFTSADPFDLVLNVGAGHAHGGLLPTLAAARAHLAPGGRVLVGDGFWERAPSPEAVDMLGELSDLPTTLDAVVADGWTPVGAHISTRGELDAYEWSWTGSLASWALDHPHDPDSARALETAATHRTEWLRGYRDSFGFVCLVLRPTP
- a CDS encoding VOC family protein; its protein translation is MDFVSIRVITDDIARLVGFYERATGVGARWATDDFAELRTATATLAIGSTRTVAMFAPGAARPADNRSVILEFRVRDVDALHRNLVDAGCAAQFVQEPTTMPWGNRSLLLRDPDGHLVNFFTPVTEEAIARLGA
- a CDS encoding DUF4235 domain-containing protein — translated: MKVSKILYKPVGLGLGVVGGMLAGIVFKQTWKRLAHDDDAPDATDEDRGWREVLLAAMLQGAIYAAVKATVDRAGATATRRLTGTWPG